A genomic region of Glycine max cultivar Williams 82 chromosome 15, Glycine_max_v4.0, whole genome shotgun sequence contains the following coding sequences:
- the LOC100801772 gene encoding lysine-specific demethylase JMJ25: protein MGCLQLPDFTLCTFCRERSNQCTDNLKYKIPRRPRDFESSKKRKVQDTHKLDIIKSKSMGEEDILVCSKRTTELPFRKGLEANKCLTALKKKRILEDAILINNLEDDKVYVPSKTYSRSKARKMDDVKVIDTASRRCHQCMKKERAAYVPCTKCRKMYCMWCIRKWYSNLSIEDIAQECPFCQKNCNCNVCLSSRGMIKTSNKCIRDDEKVQYLQYTINLLLPFIQRVCEEQSQELEIEAKIQGKSRSEIEISQIPCENERIYCDHCATSFTDLYRSCPKCSIEICLNCCKEIRNGSISPRSELKFQYVNRGYDYMHGGDPLPVSCDLRTSKGHREIFTKWSANSDGSIRCAPKEMGGCGGSVLELKRLFPNGWISDLEAKARNMLKTYCKTEQATLQKEATSSCNSMIRAAFRDGLFLFQKHWTKGEPIIVRDVLNQGTGLSWEPMVTWRALCENVVPGISSNMLEVTAIDCLASCEVEINTRTFFKGYTQGRTYRNLWPEMLKLKDWPPSHKFEDLLPRHYDEFIRCLPFQEYSDPRAGILNLAVKLPPHVLKPDLGPKTYIAYGIKEELGRGDSVTKLHCDMSDAVNILTHTAEVTLTDEQNCVISKLKKAHIAQDEKEHCARERVDECLNEGPWKDHREQEDNKCPVDINGKIFPNDMPTISRETTETGGALWDIFRREDTDMLEAYLRKHSKEFRHTYCSPVEQVVHPIHDQSFYLTLEHKKKLKEEFGVEPWTFEQKLGEAVFIPAGCPHQVRNLKSCTKVAADFVSPENVHMCLHLTEEFRRLPKNHKAREDKLEIKKMIVYAVDHAVKELEALVRCS, encoded by the exons ATGGGGTGTTTGCAATTACCTGATTTTACTTTGTGCACATTCTGCA GAGAACGGTCAAACCAATGTACTGATAACCTTAAATACAAAATCCCAAGACGCCCAAGAGATTTTGAATcttcaaagaagagaaaggttCAAGATACTCACAAACTTGACATTATAAAATCTAAGTCAATGGGGGAAGAAGATATTTTGGTTTGTTCAAAGAGGACTACTGAACTTCCATTTAGGAAAGGACTAGAGGCAAATAAGTGTCTTACTgcattgaagaagaaaagaatactTGAAGACGCTATCTTAATTAACAATTTGGAAGATGATAAAGTTTATGTTCCCTCGAAGACATACTCCAGAAGCAAAGCTAGAAAAATGGATGATGTAAAGGTGATT GATACGGCTTCCAGAAGATGTCATCAGTGCATGAAAAAGGAAAGAGCAGCATATGTACCTTGTACTAAATGTCGGAAAATGTATTGTATGTGGTGCATCAGGAAATG GTATTCCAATTTGTCAATAGAAGATATTGCACAAGAGTGTcccttttgccaaaagaattgcAATTGCAATGTTTGCTTGAGTTCAAGAGGAATGATTAAG ACGTCAAACAAGTGCATCAGAGATGATGAAAAGGTTCAGTATCTTCAATACACTATTAACCTGCTCCTTCCGTTTATACAACGAGTTTGTGAAGAACAAAGTCAAGAGCTAGAGATTGAAGCTAAAATACAAG GAAAATCAAGATCTGAAATTGAGATATCACAAATTCCTTGTGAAAATGAACGTATCTATTG TGACCATTGTGCTACTTCATTTACTGACCTTTATCGAAGCTGCCCCAAGTGTTCCATTGAAATCTGCCTTAACTGTTGCAAAGAAATACGCAATGGAAGTATATCACCCCGGTCTGAACTGAAGTTTCAATATGTGAATAGAGGCTATGATTATATGCATGGTGGTGATCCTTTACCAGTGTCTTGTGATTTAAGGACTTCAAAAGGTCATAGAGAGATATTTACCAAATGGAGTGCTAACAGTGATGGAAGTATTAGATGTGCTCCAAAAGAAATGGGGGGCTGTGGTGGCTCTGTGTTGGAGCTGAAGCGCTTGTTTCCAAATGGATGGATATCAGACTTAGAAGCCAAAGCTCGTAACATGCTAAAAACTTATTGCAAAACTGAACAAGCAACTCTTCAGAAAGAAGCAACATCAAGTTGCAATTCTATGATAAGAGCAGCTTTTAGAGATG GACTGTTTCTCTTCCAAAAACATTGGACTAAAGGTGAACCAATTATAGTTCGTGATGTTCTTAACCAGGGGACAGGTCTGAGTTGGGAGCCAATGGTCACATGGCGAGCACTATGTGAAAATGTGGTTCCAGGGATCAGCTCAAATATGTTAGAAGTGACGGCCATTGATTGCTTGGCTAGTTGCGAG GTAGAAATCAACACTCGTACGTTCTTTAAGGGTTACACACAAGGAAGAACATATAGAAATCTCTGGCCAGAGATGCTGAAGCTAAAAGATTGGCCCCCCTCTCATAAGTTTGAAGATCTTTTGCCTCGCCATTATGATGAATTTATCCGTTGCTTGCCATTTCAAGAGTATAGTGACCCTCGAGCTGGAATCCTCAACCTTGCTGTAAAGTTGCCACCCCATGTCCTAAAGCCAGACTTGGGTCCAAAAACATATATTGCATATGGCATTAAAGAAGAGCTTGGCAGGGGAGATTCAGTAACAAAACTTCACTGTGATATGTCTGATGCT GTGAATATTTTGACTCACACGGCTGAGGTAACGTTAACTGATGAACAGAACTGTGTTATTTCAAAACTGAAAAAAGCACACATTGCCCAAGATGAGAAAGAGCACTGTGCCCGAGAAAGGGTTGATGAATGCCTGAATGAAGGACCCTGGAAAGACCACAGAGAACAGGAGGATAACAAGTGTCCCGTTGACATCAATGGAAAAATCTTTCCAAATGATATGCCCACAATCTCCAGAGAAACAACAGAAACAGGTGGTGCTCTTTGGGATATCTTTCGGAGAGAGGATACTGATATGTTAGAAGCATATCTAAGGAAACACTCTAAAGAATTTAGGCATACTTATTGTTCTCCAGTTGAACAG GTTGTCCATCCAATTCATGACCAAAGTTTTTACTTGACTTTGGAACACAAGAAGAAGTTGAAGGAGGAGTTTG GTGTAGAACCTTGGACTTTTGAGCAGAAACTTGGGGAGGCAGTATTTATTCCTGCTGGATGTCCACACCAAGTCAGGAATCTTAAG TCATGCACAAAAGTAGCTGCAGACTTCGTGTCCCCAGAAAATGTTCATATGTGCCTGCATTTAACTGAAGAATTCCGTCGTCTTCCCAAGAATCACAAGGCTAGAGAAGACAAACTCGAG ATAAAGAAGATGATCGTCTATGCTGTTGACCACGCTGTCAAAGAATTAGAAGCTTTAGTTAGATGTTCTTGA